One genomic window of Magnolia sinica isolate HGM2019 chromosome 3, MsV1, whole genome shotgun sequence includes the following:
- the LOC131238720 gene encoding vacuolar sorting protein 3-like, translating into MKSKIEKNSFRNIRDMNSNLGSFAASLKDKDVWVMNVVPVNESSKLKIIYDRGLFGTVHDWLFAFGKYLLRKKNFKEAIHLLEELECEGEMTKEMLSFMHAQVGFLLLFDLHFVDAVNHFLQSETMQPSEIFPFIMQDPNHWSQLGVIRSVD; encoded by the exons ATGAAATCTAAAATAGAGAAGAATTCTTTCAGAAATATCAGGGATATGAATTCAAACCTGGGCAGTTTTGCAGCTTCCCTTAAAGATAAAGATGTATGGGTGATGAATGTTGTTCCTGTCAATGAGTCCAGCAAATTGAAGATCATTTATGATCGGGGCTTGTTTGGAACTGTTCATGACTG GTTATTTGCTTTCGGAAAGTATCTGTTGAGGAAGAAGAATTTTAAGGAAGCCATCCATTTGCTAGAGGAGCTTGAGTGTGAAGGTGAAATGACGAAGGAAATGCTTTCCTTTATGCATGCTCAAGTGGGCTTTCTCTTACTTTTTGACTTGCATTTCGTGGATGCTGTAAATCATTTCTTGCAGTCAGAAACGATGCAGCCATCTGAAATCTTTCCATTTATAATGCAAGACCCAAACCACTGGTCACAGCTG ggtgTAATTAGGAGCGTTgactga